The window CTCGTGTCCACCGACGCCCTGGTTTCCCCGGTCTCCGGGATCGTTGCGTTTCCCGTTCAATCCGCCGATGGGGAAAGCGGGTTGGACCGGGTTCAATTTCTTGTGGACGGCGTCGTGGTCAACACCGTCCCGGCGGCGGTGTACCCGATCCCGGGCGCGGAATTCCCGTATTACGTCGTGGACACGACCTTTACGTGGGATTCCCGAACCGTGCAAAACGGCGCCCACGCTCTCGGGGCGCGCGGCATCGATCGGTTGGGTTTGACAACGGACGTGACGTTGCCGATCACGGTGTCCAACCCGGACCAAAGCCAATTGATTTCCGTGTCCCCCGCTGTCGGGGCCACGGTGTTGGCCAGAAAGACATTTTCCACCGTCGTGACGGTGAAAAACACGGGCACCACCGCCTGGACCCGGTCCGGGGGATACCAATTGTCCGCCGTGAACGGAACCCCCGCGCTGTGGGGCCCCACCGGTGTGTTGTTGGGGGTTTCCGAAACCATCGTCCCCGCGGTCAATAAAGCGTTTTCATTGAGTTTGGTGGCGCCGTCCACGCCGGGGGTTTATGCGCTGCAGTACCAAATGACGCACAACGGTCCGTCGTTCGGCCAGCCCGGGTTGAATCAAACGGTCACGGTGTTGGCCGACACCGTTCCGCCGACGGTTCCGGGTTCGCCCGCGTTGTCGGCCGCGAGCACCACGACGCTGACATTGTCCTGGGGCGCGGCCTCCGACAACGTGCGGGTGGCCTCCTACGTGGTGGATGTTTCCACGAACCCCACGTTCGCCCCCGCCTGGCCGGGTTACAACGGCTTGAACGTGGGGAACGTGACCTCTCGCGTCCTCACCGGGTTGGCCACGGGCACAACGTACCACGCCCGGGTGAACGCCGTGGACGCCAACGCCCTTGTGGGCGCCAAATCCGCGACCGCTTCGCGCGCGACCTTGGCAACGGTGGACGTCACGCCGCCCGCGGTGCTCCTCTCCACCCCCACCGGCGGACAGGTGTTGACCAGCAACCTGACCGCCTCGGCGACGGCCAGCGACGACAATCAAGTCAAGTCCGTGGTGTTTGCGATGGACGGGGCGGTGAAGCTCACGGACACGGCGGCGCCCTATCAATACGCCATCCCGGTTTCCACTCTGGTGAACGGGTCGCACACGTTGACCGCGACCGCGACCGATTACGCCAACAACGCCTCCTCCCACACCATCGTGTTTGTGGCGTCCTACGACCGCACGCCCCCGGGCGACCCCGCGTCGGTGTTTATTAAATATCCAACGGTGAGCGGGTTCACCGTCACTTGGAGTGCGGCCACCGACAACGTGGGGGTCGCGGGCCACCGGCTGGATCTTTCTCTGACGCCGACCTTCGCCACCTATGTGTCGGGTTATCAGAATCTCAACGTGGGCAACGTTTTGAGCCGCGCCATCACGGGCCTCGCCGCCGGGACGACCTATCATGCCCGTGTTCGGGCCTACGACGCCAACGGGAATGTTTCCGTCAATAACATCACCGGCGTCGGCGCCACCTTGGCCACCCCCGACACGGTCAATCCGGTGGTGGCGATCTCCACCCCCTTCGCCGGAAGCACGGTGAGCGGGGTGGTCCCGGTGAGCGCCATCGCGTCGGACGCCAACGGGGTCACGCAGGTTCGGTTCAACGTGGACGGTTCTTGGAAGTTCACCGACACCGAAGCGCCCTACGCCTTTGTTTGGGACACGTCGCTGTTGGCCACGGGCAATCACAGCCTGCAGGCCGTGGCCCACGACCCCTCGGGGCGCACCGGAACCCACACCGTCACGGTGAACGTATCGCGCCCCGGCATGGCCGCGGCGGCCGTTGCGGCGCCCGAACCCGAGACGTTATTCGGTTTGAAGGAGGCCCTGGTGTTTCCCTCCCCGGTCCGTGGGTCCGCTGGGACGGTCCGGGTCGTGACGGGTTCGGCCGACCGGGTGCGGGCCGAAGTCGATAGCTTGCGTGGAGAACGGGTGTGGGAAATGACTTGGGAGGGGGGCTCCAACGCGGGCGGGGTCTACGAGGCCGCGATCCCCACGTCGGGCTTGACCACGGGGGTCTACGTTCTCCGGGTGGAATCCCAAAAAGGCGGGGAAATTCAAAAAACCACGCGCAAATTCGCCGTCGTTCGATAACAGGATCTTTACAACGGGGGTCGGGAATTTATTTCCCGACCCCCGTTTTTTTTGTGGTCCATTTGACAAAGCGATGGCGAAACCGGCATAATGGATCTGATTTCCGGCGAGGCTTTAATTTCCAACTTGCCCCGGCCGGCCCGAACGGGCGAACAGGGCGCTAAAGCGGTCGCGATCCCACCGGCTTATTCGATGGCCCGCGCCGCAATCTTCGGCGCGGGCTTTTTCGTTGCCGCCAGGCAACGTACCGGTTTGTAGGACGGGATCAAAGCCGCTCCAAAACGGAGTCTTCCATGACACAGTTCGACGCGAAGTTGAAACCCGAAACCATTGCCCTGCACGGCGGCCAAGAGTCGGACCCGACCACCGGGTCCCGGGCGGTGCCGATCTACCAAACCACCAGCTACCAGTTTAAAAGCACCGACCACGCGGCCGCCCTGTTCGGCCTGCGGGAGTTCGGCAACATCTACACCCGACTCATGAACCCCACCACCGACGTTCTGGAAAAACGGATCGCCGCCCTGGACGGCGGTGTCGGGGCGCTGGCGGTGGCCAGCGGCCAGTCGGCCATCACCCTGGCGATCTTGAACATCGCCCAGGCGGGCGACGAGATCGTCTCCGCCGACAACCTATACGGGGGCACCTACAACCTGTTCCACTACACCCTGCCCAAGTTCGGGGTCAATGTGAAGTTCGTAAAGTCCAACGACCTCGACGCTTTCCGCAAAGCCGTCACCCCCAAAACCAAGGCGTTCTACGCCGAATCCATTGGCAACCCGAAGCTGGATGTGGCCGATTTGGAAGGCATCGCGAAGGTGGCCCACGACGCGGGGGTTCCGTTCCTCCTCGATAATACCGTCTCGCCCTACCTCCTGCGTCCCTTCGATCACGGGGTCGACATCGCCGTCTATTCGGCCACCAAATTCATCGGCGGACACGGCACCTCCATCGGCGGGCTGATTGTGGACTCCGGCAAATTCAACTGGACCAACGGCAAGTTCCCCCTCATCGCCGACCCGGACCCGTCCTACCACGGCGTCAACTTCGTGGAGGCGTTGAAACCCATCGGCAACATCGCCTACATCATCAAAGCGCGGGTGATACTCTTGCGCGACGTGGGTCCGGCGATGTCGCCCTTCAACGCCTTCCAGTTTCTGCAGGGGTTTGAGACCTTGCACCTGCGCATGCCGCGCCATTCGGAAAACGCCTTGGCCGTGGCCACGTTCCTGAAAAAGCACCCCAAAGTCAGCTGGGTCAACTACCCCGGTTTGGCCGACAGCCCCGAACAGGCGCGGGTCAAAAAGTATTTGCCCAAGGGCGCCGGCGCCATCCTGGGTTTCGGTATCAAAGGGGGCCAAGAGGCGGGGGTGAAGTTCATTAACGGGCTCAAGCTCTTGTCCCATGTGGCCAACGTCGGCGACGCCAAATCCCTCGCCATCCACCCCGCCACCACGACCCATTCCCAGCTGTCCGCCGAAGAGCAAAAAGCCACCGGCGTGACGCCGGACTTCGTGCGCCTTTCCATCGGCATCGAGCACATCGACGACATCCTGGCGGACATCGACCAGGCTTTGAAGGGAGCTTAATCCCATGTCAGACCCCGCGCCGGTATCGGCGTTGGGCGTGGTGGAAACCCGAACGTTCACGTTCGGGGAAAGGGACCCCCTGGTCCTGGCCTCGGGCCAAACCCTGGGCCCGGTGACCCTGGCCTACGAAACCTACGGCGCGCTATCGCCGGACAAATCGAACGCGGTGCTCCTGCTCCACGCGCTCACGGGGGACGCCCACGCGGCGGGCCTGCACGCGGGCGAACCCCGCCCCGGCTGGTGGGACCCCCTGGTCGGGCCCGGCAAGGCCTTCGACACCGACAAGTATTTCGTGGTCTGCTCCAACGTCATCGGCGGCTGTCGCGGCTCGACCGGTCCCGGGGCGGCGTCCGCCGCTTTAGGAGGAAAACCTTACGGAATAACCTTCCCCGTCATCACCATCGCCGACATGGTGGAGGCCCAGCGACGGCTCATGGACCACCTCGGCGTCCCCGCCTGGCTCGCGGTGTCGGGCGGGTCCATGGGCGGTATGCAGGCCTTGCAGTGGGCGGCGTCCTACCCCGACCGGGTGCGGAGCGTCATCCCCATCGCGACCACGCTCAAACACTCGCCCCAACAAATCGCTTTCGATGAAGTGGGGCGCCAAGCCGTCATGGCCGACCCGGATTGGCTGGGGGGCAATTACTACGACCACGGCCAGCCCGAACGCGGCCTCGCCGTCGCCCGCATGATCGGCCACATCACCTACATGTCCGACCAATCCATGGAAGAGAAATTTTCACGCCGCCTCAAAAACGAGGGGTTTAAATTTTCTTTCGACGCCGAGTTCGAGGTCGAAGGCTACCTCCGCTACCGTGGGGCCAACTTCGTTCGCCGTTTCGACGCCAACAGCTATTTGTACGTCACCCGCGCCATGGACTATTTCGATCTCTCGGGCGAAAAGCTGTTCAAGCCCGGCGCGCCGGTGCCGCGCTATTTGGTGATCTCCTTCAAATCGGACTGGCTCTACCCGTCCTACCAATCCCGGGACATCGTCGCCGCTGTGCGGGCGCACCGGGGGGACGTCACCTACGTGGAAGTCCATTCCACCTACGGCCACGACGCCTTCCTGGTGGAATACGACGAGCAAACGCGCCTCATCAAATCCTTTCTGGCCAAAACCCGGGAG of the Elusimicrobiota bacterium genome contains:
- a CDS encoding fibronectin type III domain-containing protein; translation: MKKIPSLLGAMFVGALSWAAADLEMVSFAAVPGYGAAKPGESIPVNAQIRNNGDVSVPSTVILFNYSNGTSTSTAVGPVAPGQTRVISLLPLPGVAAEGDHTIAATVDGINAIAEGNESNNTLSAPFTVDGTPPALAFTSPLNNHVSTGAVAFDIAANDNTGIVRVDLQINGGPSMTFTTPPFQYVWNTAGVTAGNHSAVAMAFDKAWNITTSVVNVYVPPAGSAPDLVISTVSLSPAAVLAGQSVPLAIQFTVTNQGNLPISAPFHVRSANTVAGQVRISSVSVPAPLAAGASYTGMLYSLTPSVSGLNTVSVFADQGNLIAEGDETNNTRRAYLAVDGSGPTVLVSTDALVSPVSGIVAFPVQSADGESGLDRVQFLVDGVVVNTVPAAVYPIPGAEFPYYVVDTTFTWDSRTVQNGAHALGARGIDRLGLTTDVTLPITVSNPDQSQLISVSPAVGATVLARKTFSTVVTVKNTGTTAWTRSGGYQLSAVNGTPALWGPTGVLLGVSETIVPAVNKAFSLSLVAPSTPGVYALQYQMTHNGPSFGQPGLNQTVTVLADTVPPTVPGSPALSAASTTTLTLSWGAASDNVRVASYVVDVSTNPTFAPAWPGYNGLNVGNVTSRVLTGLATGTTYHARVNAVDANALVGAKSATASRATLATVDVTPPAVLLSTPTGGQVLTSNLTASATASDDNQVKSVVFAMDGAVKLTDTAAPYQYAIPVSTLVNGSHTLTATATDYANNASSHTIVFVASYDRTPPGDPASVFIKYPTVSGFTVTWSAATDNVGVAGHRLDLSLTPTFATYVSGYQNLNVGNVLSRAITGLAAGTTYHARVRAYDANGNVSVNNITGVGATLATPDTVNPVVAISTPFAGSTVSGVVPVSAIASDANGVTQVRFNVDGSWKFTDTEAPYAFVWDTSLLATGNHSLQAVAHDPSGRTGTHTVTVNVSRPGMAAAAVAAPEPETLFGLKEALVFPSPVRGSAGTVRVVTGSADRVRAEVDSLRGERVWEMTWEGGSNAGGVYEAAIPTSGLTTGVYVLRVESQKGGEIQKTTRKFAVVR
- a CDS encoding O-acetylhomoserine aminocarboxypropyltransferase/cysteine synthase → MTQFDAKLKPETIALHGGQESDPTTGSRAVPIYQTTSYQFKSTDHAAALFGLREFGNIYTRLMNPTTDVLEKRIAALDGGVGALAVASGQSAITLAILNIAQAGDEIVSADNLYGGTYNLFHYTLPKFGVNVKFVKSNDLDAFRKAVTPKTKAFYAESIGNPKLDVADLEGIAKVAHDAGVPFLLDNTVSPYLLRPFDHGVDIAVYSATKFIGGHGTSIGGLIVDSGKFNWTNGKFPLIADPDPSYHGVNFVEALKPIGNIAYIIKARVILLRDVGPAMSPFNAFQFLQGFETLHLRMPRHSENALAVATFLKKHPKVSWVNYPGLADSPEQARVKKYLPKGAGAILGFGIKGGQEAGVKFINGLKLLSHVANVGDAKSLAIHPATTTHSQLSAEEQKATGVTPDFVRLSIGIEHIDDILADIDQALKGA
- a CDS encoding homoserine O-acetyltransferase, which translates into the protein MSDPAPVSALGVVETRTFTFGERDPLVLASGQTLGPVTLAYETYGALSPDKSNAVLLLHALTGDAHAAGLHAGEPRPGWWDPLVGPGKAFDTDKYFVVCSNVIGGCRGSTGPGAASAALGGKPYGITFPVITIADMVEAQRRLMDHLGVPAWLAVSGGSMGGMQALQWAASYPDRVRSVIPIATTLKHSPQQIAFDEVGRQAVMADPDWLGGNYYDHGQPERGLAVARMIGHITYMSDQSMEEKFSRRLKNEGFKFSFDAEFEVEGYLRYRGANFVRRFDANSYLYVTRAMDYFDLSGEKLFKPGAPVPRYLVISFKSDWLYPSYQSRDIVAAVRAHRGDVTYVEVHSTYGHDAFLVEYDEQTRLIKSFLAKTREGA